The following is a genomic window from Deltaproteobacteria bacterium.
CACTGAAAGGGGAAAGGGTCCCAGTCCAATTCCTCCCGCATGACCTGCAGGACCGCCTCGGCTCAGGTATAACCGCCTGCCATGAGCTTAACGCCTTGCTTCCAATGCCTTTCTAAACGATCGTCTGCCATGAATGTCTCCTTTATCTTCGTTTGATAATCAAAGGACTGCCGCTCCTGAATCCGTCTCGCTGACAGTCTTTTTCAGAACCATCAGGCTCTCTTTTTTCATTTAGCAAGCGGTATCCTGGATATGGCGGTCTGCGTCACGGTGCGCTCTGAGAATGATTTTTACCACTATGATGTATTGCCGTTCAGATTCACGAGAGGCTCAAAAAAGGACCTTATATCCTCATCGTTCATGACACCGATCCTTACGGCGAGTTTTGGCGAGAGCAAAGTAAAGCTCCCTTTTGACCTGGCACAGAGTTCCCCCTTCTCGTTGAAAATGAAACCCTCGATCAACGCTTCCCGCTTGCCGCAAAGATTAAGCACCTTTCCTTCCGTCTTTAACGGTTCACCGATATAGACGGTTTTGATGAAATCAATTGTCATGGTTTTGGTTAAGGTAATTTTCTTTAACAGATAAATAGCGGCCCAGCCCATGATTTCATCTAAAATGGTCGAAACAATCCCGCCGTGAACGACATTGTTATATCCGCACAGGTGCCTTGGCACGGTAATCCAGGAGTATACTGCTTTCTCATCCGTAAAAAATTTCATCTGAAGCCCGTAAGGATTAATCGAGCTGCAGGCAAAGCAGTTGTGCCTGTCACTGTTTGGCAATTCTATGTAATGTTTTTTATCCATTACCGAGTGTGTTTCCTTAATTGATATAGCATGGTTCACGGTTCATGAGGCAACTTTTTAATTGTTTTGTCCGAAATTTTCGGGATATAATATTATCCTTTTAATTTCGTAACATTGTATCTGGAGATTCGCTGCCAGGGAGAACCGTTCAATCTCGAACCAGGATTGCAAACATGATTGATTCACCTGAGACCTCGTCCGCATGGCAGACCAAACCGACCGATCGTTTTATCCTGAAATGGATCAAGTGTCATCTTTCGGCGCGCATCACGCCTCACCTTGTCCATCTCTCCTGGCTCCAGCCCTGGATGATCACCGTTTGTGCGGCGATTCTGGGGACGCTGGGCGGAGTCATTTTTGCCTTGGGCTGGGCCTGGCTGGCCGGGCTGTTAGCTGCCGCGAGTCAAATCCTGGACGGGGTGGACGGTCAGTTTGCCCGGCTCACCGATCGCCAGAGCTCGGCCGGGGCCTATCTCGATTCCGTGCTGGACCGTTACGCGGAGGGGTCCATGATTATCGGCCTGACGATTTACCTTGTTCGTCTGCCGCTGGAGTGGCCTCTGTGGCTGCTTCTCATCCTTGGAGCGCTGGCCGTTATCGGCAGCAACCTGGGCAGCTATGCCGCGGCCCGGGCTGAGTCACTGGACCTGGATTTAGGCCGGCACAGCTTGGCCAGCAAAGGCACACGAAGCATGGTCATGATCCTCTGCGCCTGGGGCACCCTTCTCTGGCCGCCTCTGCCTCTGGTGGCGCTTATCTATCTGGCCGTCCACCCCAACGCGGTGGAGATTGCTCAGATGCTGCGTGTGTACCGAAAGTATTCCTGAGGTTTTTATGATCGAAACCGGCGTCGTTCACGGTCGTTTCCAGGTTCTGCACAACGACCACCTCAAGTACCTCCTGGCGGGCAAGGCTAGATGCCGACACCTCGTTGTCGGCGTCACGAACCCGGACCCTAGTGTAACCAAAGACGAAAAGGCCGACCCGAACCGCAGCCAGCCCCTGGCCAATCCTATGACCTACTATGAGCGTTATGTCATGGTGCGGACCGTTCTAGTTGAGGCGGGCCTGTTAGAGGAGAGCTTCTCCGTGGTTCCCCTGCCCATTAACCTGCCAGACCTTTATCATCATTACGTGCCTCTGGAGGCGACTTTTTTCCTGACTATTTACGATGATTGGGGCCGCAAGAAACTCAAACAGTTCCAAAAGCTGAAACTTAAAACCGAGGTCCTGTGGGGAAAGCAGCCTCATGAAAAAAGGATCAGCGGCACCGATGTTCGACAGCGCATGGCCAACGGGGAGAAATGGGAGGACCTGGTGCCGCGGACAACCGCCGCCCTGATGAAAAAGTGGGATATTCCCGAGCGGCTGCGCCGTCTGAGCAGTCTCTTCCCTTGACGACCGGCCCTGAGATCTCTTTTGGCCCTGCCTTGGGCGCGAAGATAATCTTTGAAAAAAGGTGAGCAGGTTAGCTTCAGGTCATGGGTTGACCCACGGTGTCAGGTTTTAATTGTGTCAGCCCCGCAATCACTGCGGCGCTTACGCCTCATCCCGCCAGGGTGTGCTTGCGAATCCATTGATAGATCCAGCGCGGATTATAGTAGTGGCCCATGGTGTAAAAGCAGGTGGAGGAGCATGAAGGCACGCATTCTTTTTTGATCTCGTTCAGCCTCTCCTCGTCAAATTTCGGCTCCCAGATTCGGCCCCAGTCGTAATCGTAGCTCATGAGGTCGAAGCAGGGCGAGAGGGTGCCATCCGGACGGATCAGGGCGCCGTTGTGGCCGGCGCGGCAGTCCCATGGCTTCATCTGCCCCCGCATTCTGTCCTTGAATGATTGAAGGTGGGCGATAGAGTTGACCATGCCCCAGCCCTGGCGCTGCTTTTCGCTGAGCCAGTCCAGGAGTTCGTCCACCTCCTCGTACTGGTCCGGTGTAATGCTGAGATAATCGTCATCCTGGTGTTTGTAAAAGTCCACGTTTATTAAGCCCTGGGGTGGTTCGTTGAGATGGTAGTCAGTGCCAATACAGTTCTGGTGAGCGATTTCGGTTAGCATCTTTACGTCCTTGATGTTGGTGCGGCAGATATTGATATTGAAGAAGAGGATGTATCCGTATTTATTTTGTTTCTCAACGAGGTAGCGAAACTGCGGCTCGATACTGAGAAGCGCCTTGGGAAGGCCCTTGCGGGGGGCCACACAGTCCACGGCGAGATTGACGGCGGCCACACCCGCCTGACCCATCTCGTCAATAAAGGCCCTGTCCATCAGGTAACCGTTGGTGGGAAGGTATATGAACAGGCCGTTTGACGCGCCGTAGCGGATGACCTCCAGGATGAAATCCTTACGCACCAGCGGCTCGCCGCCCATGATGGCAATGACCCGGCAGCCGATGGACTTGAGCCAGTCCATGGAACTTTTGGCCGTCTCCAGATCCATGCCCGGCTGGTCATTGTTAAATTGAAAGCAGTAATGGCAGTCAATGTTGCACTTCCAGTCAGTATAAAGATAGCATAAAACCGGCCTGAACTCCTTGGCGTGGACGCGGGTGAATACATAGGGTATGAACCAGCACCTCACGGCCCGCACTCCGTTTGCGCTTTTATATCTCAGTGTCTCCAGCATTGTTTCCCTCCTGAGACGCCGAAAGAGCGATTTTAACCTGCCTTCATAAGATATATGTGGAAGGCTTACGCCAATAACATCTTAAAACCGAAAAACCGCGAGACCATTTCAATTATTCACAGCTTCAAGGTGTTCCTTTCACGGTTTCTTCCTGAATCCTTAAAAGAGTCATTTCAGCCAGGCGATTGAGAATCCATGAAAAAAAGATCATAAAGACCTGCTCATGATCATCTGGCATGACTAGCATATTTTCTATAATTATTTTTCATTGTGACAGTCCAGGCCCATTTGTCAAGAGGCGGCTAAAGAGGATGGTAAAATACATTCCGATTGAAAGGCCAAATTACTTGATATAAGTGACGCCGGTATCTTTTGGAGGGTGGAGCGTGCCAAGCTTGGAGGCATATTCCATAAAGACCTCGGTATCTACAAATCCCGTATCATAGCGGTATCTGGAGGTCTTTCGCAGGACATGGTATCCATCACCGCCGTTGGCCAGGTAGCTGTTGGTTACTATCAAATAGGCGGTCGTGTCGTTCAAAGGTTTCCATTTACCTTTTTCGTTCTTGATTTCAACGCTGACAATGCGCTCTCCTTGCGGCCTGGTCATATCAGCTCTATAACGCGCCCCGCCGACGTAAGGAAAAGCGGAGCCAGGTTCGGTGCGGATTATGATCCAGCGTCTTGAGGGTGACTGGACAGGGATACGCCTCATGTCATTTTGTGATCACAACCCACAGCCCCTGCCAGTCCTCGGGAGGTGAAGCCATGAGAGCCTCGCATTTTTTGATGTAAGCAGCCGCAGGGGGGTCACGATGCTCGATGGCAGAGAAAACCTCTATCGCTTCTTCGAAGCGGCCCTGGTAAAACAGGTCCAGCCCATGAGCGAAGGCTGCCAGGACCTCCTTTCTCCACTCGTATGCTTCGTGAAGCATGGGCTCATAGATCGTCACCGATTCACGACGGCCGATTACAACCACCCGCGCCAGCTCTC
Proteins encoded in this region:
- a CDS encoding 5'-nucleotidase C-terminal domain-containing protein, translated to MRRIPVQSPSRRWIIIRTEPGSAFPYVGGARYRADMTRPQGERIVSVEIKNEKGKWKPLNDTTAYLIVTNSYLANGGDGYHVLRKTSRYRYDTGFVDTEVFMEYASKLGTLHPPKDTGVTYIK
- a CDS encoding PaaI family thioesterase: MDKKHYIELPNSDRHNCFACSSINPYGLQMKFFTDEKAVYSWITVPRHLCGYNNVVHGGIVSTILDEIMGWAAIYLLKKITLTKTMTIDFIKTVYIGEPLKTEGKVLNLCGKREALIEGFIFNEKGELCARSKGSFTLLSPKLAVRIGVMNDEDIRSFFEPLVNLNGNTS
- a CDS encoding CDP-alcohol phosphatidyltransferase family protein — its product is MIDSPETSSAWQTKPTDRFILKWIKCHLSARITPHLVHLSWLQPWMITVCAAILGTLGGVIFALGWAWLAGLLAAASQILDGVDGQFARLTDRQSSAGAYLDSVLDRYAEGSMIIGLTIYLVRLPLEWPLWLLLILGALAVIGSNLGSYAAARAESLDLDLGRHSLASKGTRSMVMILCAWGTLLWPPLPLVALIYLAVHPNAVEIAQMLRVYRKYS
- a CDS encoding nicotinate-nucleotide adenylyltransferase; translated protein: MIETGVVHGRFQVLHNDHLKYLLAGKARCRHLVVGVTNPDPSVTKDEKADPNRSQPLANPMTYYERYVMVRTVLVEAGLLEESFSVVPLPINLPDLYHHYVPLEATFFLTIYDDWGRKKLKQFQKLKLKTEVLWGKQPHEKRISGTDVRQRMANGEKWEDLVPRTTAALMKKWDIPERLRRLSSLFP
- a CDS encoding radical SAM protein; protein product: MLETLRYKSANGVRAVRCWFIPYVFTRVHAKEFRPVLCYLYTDWKCNIDCHYCFQFNNDQPGMDLETAKSSMDWLKSIGCRVIAIMGGEPLVRKDFILEVIRYGASNGLFIYLPTNGYLMDRAFIDEMGQAGVAAVNLAVDCVAPRKGLPKALLSIEPQFRYLVEKQNKYGYILFFNINICRTNIKDVKMLTEIAHQNCIGTDYHLNEPPQGLINVDFYKHQDDDYLSITPDQYEEVDELLDWLSEKQRQGWGMVNSIAHLQSFKDRMRGQMKPWDCRAGHNGALIRPDGTLSPCFDLMSYDYDWGRIWEPKFDEERLNEIKKECVPSCSSTCFYTMGHYYNPRWIYQWIRKHTLAG